Within the Terriglobia bacterium genome, the region CGCAAGCTGGCGCTCGATCCTTACCACACCGTCCTGCGCCAGCCATGATTTATAATCCCAGCAGCGCACCTGCCTACCGCGGAGAGATGGCCGAGTGGCTGAAGGCGGCGGTTTGCTAAACCGTTGTACGGGCTAACACCTGTACCGGGGGTTCGAATCCCCCTCTCTCCGCCATATCAATCAGTTGCGAGCAAGTCCCCGGCTTGGAACTGGACCGCTTTTTCGGTCGATGTGGGGACTTTTGTGGGGACCCCTTTGAGTCCGGTCGGGCGGAAACTTGCTGCGCGTTAAAATCCTCCAGTTTCCGCATCGCATCCCGCTTGTGCTCTGGCGTCGGATGAACGTATCTCATGGTCGTTGAGATATGCGAGTGGCCCATCAACTCCCTGAGAGTTGCTAGGTCAACTCCAGCCATCGCCAAACGTGACCCAAAGGTGTGTCGGAGATCGTAGATTCGAAACTTTGGTTGGATTTCAGCCCGTTTCATCGCGGCCTCGTGCTGCTTCTGCAATGACACAAGTGGTCTGTTTGGGTCATCGCTGTACGGAAACAGGTAAGCTCCGAGCGCAGTCTTCGACCTATGCGTGAGGACTTGAACTGCCGCATCGGTCAACGGGACATTCCGCCGAGCGAATCTCGTTTTTCCGTTCGGTACGAATATGTAACGCCGGTCGAGATGAACGTTTTTCGGTTCTGTCCTGTAAACCTCATCCGGACGCATTCCCGTCTCCAGAATCAGCACGGCTACATCCCGCAGCAGCGGATTGGCTGCTGCTAAGTACTTCTGCTGCTCCTCGTGCGAGACCACCCTCATGCAGCCTGGACCTTCGGGCAGGAACTTCACCCCTGAAACGGGATTTCGTTCGATGTATCCCTGCCGGATTGCGAGATTCAGCATGACACGTAGTGCTGCTAAATCCCGATTGGTCCCTGCTGACGAGATTTCGCTGGCACGCACCAGTTTGAATTTCTCCACGTGTCCGGAGGATATTCCGTCAAGCGGCACCTTTCCAAAGAACGCAATGAGCGGTTTCGAGCTGACCGTGTAACGCTTATGCGTCTTCGGGTGTGCCTCATGCTGCTTTTCCGACCAGGGGAGAAACTCATCCGTCACGAAACGCTCGAAAGTGGGGCAAGGTTTGCGTTGCGCGATCCCCGCCCTTCCTTCCGCCAGTTCCGCCCTGCGAATCGCCTCCGCGCGAAGCGCAACAGTTTTGTTGTTGAATCCAGTGGATTGTCTGAAGCGTTGTCCTCGGAACCAAAACTCATACCAGTAGACTCCGCCTCGTTTGTAGACGCTCATTCGTGTCTCCTTTCTTGTGGATCGGAGACAGAAACCCTGCAACCCCGCAGGTACTGCTGAACGTCAGCTGGATCATAGCGGACGGCCCTACCGATCTTCAAATACGGAACACCTCGGCGCTGGGAGCGCCACTGCGCAAGGGTTTCTCGCGACAGTCCGGTAATGCTGGCGACCTGCTCTGCGGTTAGCAACTCTTGCAAGCCCATCTGTGAACTCGGATCTGTCAGCGGAGGCTTCACGCTGGCACCGCCGAAGCCTGATGAGGAATAGCCCGCCGCACCCGCGAAACGGGCACGCCAAGCTCATTTGCAATCTTGCGGAGCGACTTGCCCTCGCCGCGAAGCGCAATCACCCTTTCAGCATCAATGCGGGCGCGCGGTCTTCCGATTCGCTTCCCGATGGCGCGGGCGTGGGCAATTCCAGCGCGCACTCGCTCCGCAATCAGGTCCCTCTCAAACTGTGCCACTGCTCCCATAATGTGGAAGAGGAGCTGACCGCTTGGAGTGGTGGTATCGACACCTTCGGTGTAGCTGATGAAATCGATGCCGAGAGCGTGGAATTCATCCAGGCTATCGACGAGGTGTTTCACCGACCGCGCGAATCGATCGAACTTCCAAACCAGAACCACGTCGAAGCGCCGCTTGCGCGCATCGTGTATCAGGGCGTCGAGCTGCGGGCGACGACGCTGGGCTCCACTGACGCCCACGTCGACGTACTCATGCATTTGTCCGAAACGCTGGGTTGCGTAACGGCGGAGGTCATCTAGCTGCGGACCGCAGTTCTGCTCCAGCGTGCTGACACGGGCATACAGGGCCACGGTCCTGGCACGTGGCACCGAGTTCTGTTCCCGATTTCCGTGAAACGACATCGGGTCTCCGTCCTTAAGAGTAACCCCGAGTTCGCGAAACCTCCCGTCTGGACGGCTTGTGAACAAAGAAATGGGGGCAGCGGCTTTCCGCATAATTGCGCGCAATTCATGCAGTACTTCACGTAAAATTGAACCCTCAGAATGCGAAAACTTGACGCAAAAATGGCAAATCGGAAAAAAGTAACTTCGGGACCGAAAAAAGATGTTGACAGCCTCTCGCCGAAGAGGCCCCCCGGACGCCCGGGCATTCACCGCTCCCGCGTTCGAAATAACGCCGACCACTATCG harbors:
- a CDS encoding helix-turn-helix domain-containing protein: MGLQELLTAEQVASITGLSRETLAQWRSQRRGVPYLKIGRAVRYDPADVQQYLRGCRVSVSDPQERRHE
- a CDS encoding recombinase family protein, which produces MSFHGNREQNSVPRARTVALYARVSTLEQNCGPQLDDLRRYATQRFGQMHEYVDVGVSGAQRRRPQLDALIHDARKRRFDVVLVWKFDRFARSVKHLVDSLDEFHALGIDFISYTEGVDTTTPSGQLLFHIMGAVAQFERDLIAERVRAGIAHARAIGKRIGRPRARIDAERVIALRGEGKSLRKIANELGVPVSRVRRAIPHQASAVPA